A genomic region of Methanobacterium sp. SMA-27 contains the following coding sequences:
- a CDS encoding ABC transporter permease encodes MKFTTITKWEFKSTLKSKKFMMIFFLQLSVLLLMIVIFNSFVTNIESEKGIAITPSLNGFASMNIQDQSGIISKNLNPDIINIIPSNYNTSLNNVAIGKTTGFLYVPGNAAQDIQNGQAVNMIVYLDVSDPKQSVVMDEVNSTAKLIADSYSSSLTSSAAPQNTTLPNINQQTTGESLPLQIIKKVMLVILLFLPLLLFGNMVIDSIVGEKERKTAEILIAMPISHANIIIGKSIAVVLTISLQIAMWLIILLIAGFNISNPLLVFIFIFLSSIPIIGITSAVAAYSKNYKEAGIGLSIVYIGIVGFLIVPVLLYITRGSYISNISPMTIVMRLFSGESIALGDYALTLISIAIVSIISYWIAIKLFERDDIVFGPRPGILRLLFDLITFKKLYK; translated from the coding sequence ATGAAGTTTACAACCATAACCAAATGGGAGTTTAAGAGCACCCTCAAAAGCAAGAAGTTCATGATGATCTTTTTCTTACAGCTTTCTGTTCTACTTTTAATGATAGTTATTTTCAATTCCTTTGTTACAAACATTGAATCGGAAAAAGGGATAGCAATTACTCCTTCGCTCAATGGATTCGCTTCTATGAATATCCAGGATCAAAGTGGTATAATTTCCAAGAATTTAAACCCAGATATCATTAATATTATCCCCTCAAATTATAATACTTCTTTAAATAATGTTGCAATTGGAAAAACTACAGGATTTCTATATGTACCTGGAAATGCAGCCCAAGATATTCAAAATGGACAAGCAGTTAATATGATAGTATATTTGGATGTTAGTGATCCAAAACAAAGTGTTGTAATGGATGAGGTGAATTCAACTGCGAAGTTGATTGCTGATTCATATTCATCTTCACTTACCTCTTCTGCTGCACCCCAGAATACAACATTACCCAATATTAATCAGCAGACAACAGGGGAGTCATTACCACTTCAAATAATTAAAAAGGTTATGTTAGTGATTTTACTTTTTTTACCTCTACTTCTATTTGGAAATATGGTTATAGATAGTATTGTTGGAGAAAAAGAAAGAAAAACAGCAGAGATACTCATTGCAATGCCTATTTCCCATGCAAATATAATAATTGGGAAAAGTATAGCAGTGGTTTTAACAATATCATTACAAATTGCAATGTGGTTGATAATTCTTCTAATAGCAGGATTTAATATAAGCAACCCTTTATTAGTATTTATATTCATATTTTTAAGCTCAATACCCATAATAGGGATTACTTCTGCAGTAGCTGCATACTCCAAGAACTATAAGGAGGCAGGAATAGGTTTAAGCATAGTGTACATAGGAATAGTAGGATTCCTAATTGTTCCTGTTTTGTTGTACATTACAAGAGGTTCTTATATATCAAACATTTCACCAATGACCATAGTTATGCGGCTATTTTCAGGGGAATCAATAGCATTGGGAGATTATGCTTTGACATTAATATCAATAGCAATTGTGAGTATAATTTCTTACTGGATAGCAATTAAACTTTTTGAGAGGGATGACATTGTATTTGGACCAAGACCAGGAATTTTAAGGTTGTTATTCGATTTAATCACATTTAAAAAGTTATATAAATAA
- a CDS encoding ABC transporter permease yields MKLTTLASKEGNDILKNKIYLLVVFVQVFILLGAFGLAVASSIASDPTLIDQYGITSVLKVGVPDSIRGTVLETDLVNQKLELIYYNNISDAQSFLGHPLVAIVDLNPNGQNVTVKADTSNVFYPIVSTKINTAVNEYQLQKKLSSSGLNTTQIQQILNPVNLQIVNINENNKASLALNSSYFVEIMYGFIIPFILLLPFFLASNIVTDSIVGERERKTFEVLLMTPISSSVVMLGKTLPILLFSLIQSVVWIVLLDLLKVPIYNPILIFILLFFIGLGFIGIGILISMFVDSTKEANSAITIVLVFATFILFMPLFIKASYFAPILNYIPTVIMVKLASTPNINPNIILSALPTMLISLLIFAGTVRYFRRERAIRL; encoded by the coding sequence ATGAAATTAACTACACTAGCGAGCAAAGAAGGTAACGATATATTGAAAAATAAAATATATCTGTTGGTGGTTTTTGTTCAGGTATTTATACTGTTAGGTGCATTCGGTCTTGCTGTTGCTAGTTCTATTGCATCTGATCCTACTCTAATTGATCAATATGGTATTACATCTGTTCTTAAGGTAGGAGTTCCCGATAGTATAAGGGGTACGGTACTCGAAACAGATCTTGTTAATCAAAAACTTGAACTCATTTATTACAACAATATCAGTGACGCCCAAAGTTTCCTTGGGCATCCTCTTGTGGCGATTGTGGATCTGAATCCAAATGGACAAAATGTAACTGTAAAGGCAGATACTTCGAATGTGTTCTATCCTATTGTTTCAACTAAAATAAACACTGCAGTAAATGAGTATCAGCTTCAAAAAAAACTTTCATCATCTGGTTTGAACACCACACAGATACAGCAAATTTTGAACCCAGTTAATCTTCAAATAGTAAATATTAATGAGAATAATAAAGCAAGTTTAGCTCTTAACAGTTCTTATTTCGTAGAAATAATGTATGGATTCATTATTCCATTTATTTTACTGTTGCCATTTTTCCTTGCAAGTAATATTGTAACAGATAGCATAGTTGGTGAAAGAGAAAGAAAAACATTCGAAGTTCTTCTTATGACGCCCATTTCAAGTTCGGTTGTAATGCTTGGAAAAACATTGCCAATATTGTTATTCTCTCTCATTCAAAGCGTTGTCTGGATTGTTCTTCTTGATTTACTCAAGGTTCCAATTTACAATCCAATTTTAATTTTTATATTGCTATTTTTCATTGGTTTGGGGTTCATTGGTATTGGAATTCTAATTTCTATGTTTGTTGATAGTACAAAGGAAGCAAATTCTGCTATAACCATAGTATTGGTGTTTGCAACATTCATATTATTTATGCCTCTTTTTATAAAGGCATCTTACTTTGCACCTATCTTAAACTACATACCAACAGTTATAATGGTGAAATTAGCATCCACACCCAATATAAATCCCAATATTATTCTATCTGCACTGCCCACCATGTTAATATCGCTTTTAATATTTGCAGGTACTGTGAGATATTTCAGGCGAGAAAGAGCAATTAGACTTTAA
- the ileS gene encoding isoleucine--tRNA ligase, whose amino-acid sequence MPIEEAKRSYESRIIEEKVQKFWNTREIYERTKKLRENKPKYSFLDGPPYCSGRIHLGTAWNKIIKDTYLRYKSMSGFNIRRQAGWDTHGLPIEHKVEGLLGLKSKKEIEEKIGIENFVNKCKDFAIENKGLMTEQFKLLGIWMDWDNPYVTLDTKYMESCWWTLKRANEKDLLINDKRVITWCPRCETALAMAEIDYENKDDPSIYVKFPLKDQESNEYTSYILVWTTTPWTLPANMAVCVNPDFEYAYVKVGNDVYIMAEALVESVLNENIDDHEDGTECHCHDKNKTYEILKIVKGSDLEGVEYKHPLLDEIPVQREFKHVILPGEHVTLTEGTGCVHTAPGHGPDDFEIGKKYGLNIFCPVDEAGLFTEDAGKYYGQFVKDADTNIIEDIKTHHLLFRESIINHRYGFCWRCKTPIIYLATKQWFLKITEVKEQMLSELEKVEWVPSWAGENRFKNWVENARDWTISRQRYWGIPIPIWECVDCKEITVVGSIKELKELSAEGELKGDFIHRPHVDKIIIHCKCGGEMKRIPDVLDVWIDSGVAGWAALHYPEEKDLFEEWYPYDFITEGHDQTRGWFYSQLGCGVIANDSTPYKKVLMHGFTLDEEGKKMSKSLGNVVEPEEVVELYGADVLRFYLLWGNKPWEDLKFNWDELKNVNKMFNILWNVYVFSTTYMSIDNFDPTEHAEEDLKLRVEDLWMTSRANSLAMEVTESLDSLHFHKATRAINNFILEDLSRWYIRLIRGRTWIEKDDPDKLGAYYTLYNALKILIKTMAPIAPHITEDMYQNLIRSVETDAPESLHMLDWSFDKELIDKELESNMEILRKIIEACARARDAARYKLRWPVREIVIVSEDKNVLNAAQSLKNVLMEQANTKTVVSSNKFENLTVKALPNMKTLGPKLRQDVPKVASKLAEADGDEIIRKLDSEGCFIVEFDDKTIELDVEDIVFETELPENIASSDFDGGNVFIDTELTPEILSEAMSRELIRRIQDMRKDLDLDVEANVEVVLECSQDFKHLIENFTEFISHEVRATNFYFGSKKGDYTKDWKIEDYQLKITINKV is encoded by the coding sequence ATGCCGATAGAGGAGGCAAAACGCTCATACGAATCAAGAATCATTGAAGAAAAGGTGCAGAAGTTCTGGAATACTAGGGAAATTTACGAAAGAACCAAAAAATTGAGGGAAAATAAGCCCAAATATTCATTCTTAGATGGACCTCCCTACTGCAGCGGTAGAATACATCTTGGAACAGCTTGGAATAAAATTATCAAAGATACTTATCTTCGTTATAAAAGTATGTCTGGTTTTAACATACGCAGACAGGCCGGATGGGACACACATGGACTTCCAATCGAACATAAAGTTGAAGGACTACTAGGTTTGAAGAGTAAGAAGGAAATTGAGGAAAAAATAGGTATCGAAAACTTTGTAAATAAGTGTAAGGATTTTGCAATAGAAAACAAAGGACTAATGACCGAACAATTCAAACTTCTGGGTATTTGGATGGATTGGGATAATCCTTATGTTACACTTGATACCAAATATATGGAATCATGCTGGTGGACTCTTAAAAGAGCCAATGAAAAGGATTTACTAATAAATGATAAAAGAGTCATTACATGGTGCCCTAGATGTGAAACAGCCCTTGCAATGGCAGAAATTGATTACGAAAATAAGGATGACCCTTCTATTTATGTTAAATTCCCACTTAAGGATCAAGAAAGTAATGAATATACAAGTTACATTCTAGTGTGGACAACAACACCATGGACTCTTCCAGCAAACATGGCCGTATGTGTAAACCCTGATTTCGAATACGCTTATGTAAAAGTTGGAAATGATGTCTATATAATGGCAGAGGCATTGGTAGAATCAGTTTTAAATGAAAATATTGATGATCATGAAGATGGTACAGAATGTCATTGCCATGATAAGAATAAAACTTATGAAATATTAAAAATCGTTAAGGGATCAGATCTGGAGGGCGTAGAATATAAACATCCACTTTTAGATGAAATACCTGTTCAAAGAGAATTTAAACATGTTATACTACCAGGAGAACATGTTACATTAACAGAAGGTACTGGATGTGTACACACTGCCCCAGGACACGGACCAGATGATTTTGAAATTGGAAAAAAATATGGACTTAATATATTCTGTCCAGTGGATGAAGCAGGATTGTTTACAGAAGATGCAGGGAAATATTACGGTCAATTTGTTAAGGACGCTGATACCAATATCATAGAAGATATTAAAACCCATCATCTCTTGTTTAGAGAAAGTATAATCAATCACAGGTACGGGTTCTGTTGGAGATGTAAAACACCAATTATCTATCTTGCAACAAAACAATGGTTTTTAAAGATTACAGAAGTGAAAGAACAAATGCTTTCAGAACTCGAAAAAGTAGAATGGGTTCCATCATGGGCCGGTGAAAACCGTTTCAAAAACTGGGTAGAAAATGCCCGAGACTGGACTATTTCAAGACAAAGGTACTGGGGAATACCAATACCAATATGGGAATGCGTTGATTGTAAAGAAATTACTGTTGTAGGTTCAATAAAAGAGTTAAAAGAGCTTTCTGCAGAAGGTGAACTCAAGGGAGACTTTATCCATAGGCCACACGTGGATAAGATAATTATTCATTGTAAGTGCGGTGGAGAAATGAAAAGGATTCCTGATGTTTTGGATGTTTGGATAGATTCAGGGGTTGCAGGTTGGGCAGCTTTACACTATCCTGAAGAGAAAGATCTTTTTGAGGAATGGTATCCATACGACTTCATTACAGAAGGTCATGATCAAACAAGAGGATGGTTCTACTCTCAGCTAGGCTGTGGTGTCATAGCAAACGACAGTACCCCGTACAAAAAGGTACTTATGCACGGATTCACCCTTGATGAAGAGGGGAAAAAGATGAGCAAATCTCTTGGAAACGTTGTTGAGCCAGAAGAAGTAGTAGAACTTTATGGTGCAGATGTTCTCAGATTTTATCTTTTATGGGGTAATAAACCATGGGAAGACCTTAAATTTAATTGGGATGAATTGAAAAATGTAAACAAAATGTTTAACATATTGTGGAATGTCTACGTCTTTTCAACCACATATATGTCAATAGACAATTTTGATCCCACAGAACATGCCGAAGAAGATCTTAAACTACGCGTAGAGGATTTATGGATGACCTCACGGGCAAATTCTCTTGCAATGGAAGTAACAGAATCTTTAGATTCACTTCATTTCCACAAGGCAACCCGTGCAATAAACAACTTTATACTCGAAGATCTTAGTCGCTGGTACATAAGACTCATAAGAGGACGTACTTGGATAGAAAAAGACGATCCCGATAAGTTAGGTGCATATTATACATTATATAATGCCTTAAAAATCTTAATAAAAACAATGGCACCAATTGCACCACATATAACAGAAGATATGTATCAAAATTTGATAAGAAGTGTTGAAACAGATGCCCCAGAGAGCCTGCACATGCTTGATTGGAGTTTTGACAAAGAACTCATAGACAAAGAACTTGAATCTAATATGGAAATTTTACGAAAAATAATTGAAGCCTGTGCAAGAGCGCGTGATGCTGCTCGCTACAAGCTTAGATGGCCTGTACGAGAAATTGTAATTGTATCTGAAGATAAAAATGTGTTGAATGCAGCTCAATCTCTCAAAAATGTTTTAATGGAACAGGCAAATACCAAAACTGTGGTTTCTTCTAATAAATTCGAAAATTTAACTGTAAAAGCATTACCAAACATGAAAACCCTAGGTCCTAAGCTTAGACAGGACGTACCAAAGGTTGCATCCAAATTAGCTGAAGCAGATGGTGATGAGATCATTAGAAAATTAGATTCTGAAGGATGCTTTATTGTAGAATTTGATGATAAAACTATTGAACTTGATGTTGAAGATATTGTGTTTGAAACAGAATTACCTGAGAATATTGCGAGTTCTGACTTTGACGGAGGAAATGTTTTCATTGATACAGAATTAACTCCAGAAATACTTTCTGAAGCTATGTCACGTGAACTTATAAGAAGGATTCAAGATATGAGAAAAGATCTTGACCTTGATGTTGAAGCAAATGTAGAAGTGGTTTTAGAATGTAGCCAAGATTTTAAACATCTAATAGAAAACTTCACTGAATTTATATCGCATGAGGTAAGGGCCACAAACTTCTATTTTGGATCTAAAAAGGGAGACTATACTAAAGACTGGAAGATAGAAGACTACCAACTAAAAATTACCATCAATAAAGTATAA
- the purL gene encoding phosphoribosylformylglycinamidine synthase subunit PurL: protein MTLTDAEIEYIKNEIGREPNSLEYGMLDIMFSEHCSYKSSRPILRLFPTEGDNVIMGPGDDAGIVGLTDELALVIGMESHNHPSAIEPYGGAGTGIGGIIRDIISMGAVPVALLDSLRFGYLEDQRSRYLFEYVVKGISDYGNRVGIPTVGGEVEFDNNFQYNPLVNVVCAGIVRRDSIMKGIAPNVGDVFVLMGGRTGRDGIHGVTFASEELTTTSELESRPAVQIGDPFTKKQVMEATFEALESVKIQGLKDLGGGGITCCISELAAKCGNGAKVDITKIPLREKGMTPYEIMLSESQERMIFVVHPEDVDKLMAIFNKYELPAAVVGEVIESDQFLTTIDGDVIADVPAELLADPPFINREMKKPVENQEYINVEDINPKEALLKLLSSENIASKDWVYRQYDHEVQIGTIIKPGDDAAVIRVDENTAFAITSDCNSIHTKLDPFHGGAGSVAEAIRNVISMGADPICIVDCLNFGNPEKPEVLWQFNECVKGMSEVAKHFNTPVISGNVSFYNETEGVTVNPSPVIGVAGKMDIKDIRTSEFKNEGDIIVMIGTTRPEVDGSEYHRSIYDLVQGKAPEVVIEEEYLAGRSILEIIKNDVYNNITAVHDCSSGGLGVAISEMAISSGLGAVIDLLKVPVKEDIDVSTTLFSESHGRYLITVKKNAIEDVLSKINVPSSIIGEVRGNNLTVTDSFSIPVEELKKSYNGIIEKFMA from the coding sequence ATGACTTTAACAGACGCAGAAATTGAATATATTAAGAATGAAATAGGAAGAGAACCTAATTCGCTCGAATATGGAATGTTAGACATAATGTTCTCGGAACACTGCTCATATAAAAGTAGCAGACCTATACTGAGACTTTTCCCCACCGAGGGAGATAATGTCATTATGGGTCCTGGAGACGATGCAGGTATTGTTGGACTTACAGATGAGCTTGCTCTGGTTATAGGGATGGAAAGTCATAACCATCCATCTGCTATTGAACCATATGGAGGGGCAGGTACAGGCATAGGTGGGATAATAAGAGATATAATCTCAATGGGTGCCGTACCTGTCGCATTATTAGATTCTCTGCGTTTTGGTTATCTTGAAGACCAAAGATCTAGATATCTATTTGAATATGTAGTTAAAGGAATATCCGACTATGGAAATCGAGTTGGCATACCAACAGTTGGTGGAGAAGTAGAATTTGACAACAATTTCCAGTACAATCCACTTGTAAATGTTGTATGTGCAGGAATAGTTCGAAGAGATTCAATAATGAAGGGAATCGCGCCTAATGTAGGGGATGTTTTCGTTCTAATGGGTGGTAGAACCGGAAGAGATGGTATACATGGAGTCACATTTGCATCTGAAGAACTTACAACCACATCTGAATTGGAAAGCAGACCAGCAGTACAGATAGGAGATCCATTCACTAAAAAACAAGTAATGGAAGCAACATTTGAAGCTCTTGAAAGTGTTAAAATACAAGGTTTAAAGGATCTGGGTGGTGGGGGAATTACTTGTTGTATTTCAGAACTAGCAGCAAAATGTGGAAATGGTGCAAAAGTAGATATAACAAAAATTCCACTGCGTGAAAAAGGGATGACCCCGTATGAAATAATGTTATCAGAATCCCAGGAGAGGATGATTTTTGTTGTTCATCCTGAAGATGTAGATAAACTAATGGCAATTTTTAATAAATATGAACTCCCTGCAGCAGTTGTTGGTGAGGTGATTGAAAGTGATCAGTTCTTAACAACAATTGATGGGGATGTTATTGCAGATGTTCCTGCTGAACTACTTGCAGACCCTCCATTTATTAACAGGGAAATGAAAAAACCAGTAGAAAATCAGGAATATATTAATGTTGAAGACATTAATCCAAAGGAAGCGTTACTAAAATTGTTGTCTTCAGAAAATATTGCAAGTAAAGACTGGGTTTATAGACAGTACGATCATGAGGTTCAGATCGGAACAATTATAAAACCCGGAGATGATGCTGCTGTTATACGTGTAGATGAAAACACTGCATTTGCAATTACCTCCGATTGTAATAGTATACACACAAAACTCGATCCTTTCCATGGTGGAGCAGGTTCAGTTGCTGAAGCAATACGGAATGTTATATCCATGGGTGCAGATCCTATATGTATAGTTGATTGTCTGAACTTTGGGAACCCCGAGAAACCAGAGGTTTTATGGCAGTTTAATGAATGTGTTAAAGGAATGTCCGAAGTTGCCAAGCATTTCAATACTCCTGTGATCAGCGGTAATGTTAGCTTTTATAATGAAACAGAAGGAGTGACTGTTAACCCTTCACCTGTTATTGGTGTAGCAGGAAAAATGGATATAAAAGATATTAGAACTTCTGAATTTAAGAACGAAGGAGATATAATTGTTATGATTGGTACTACCCGTCCAGAAGTTGATGGTTCAGAATACCACAGATCAATTTATGATCTTGTTCAAGGAAAAGCACCAGAAGTTGTAATTGAAGAGGAATATTTGGCCGGAAGATCAATCCTTGAAATTATAAAAAACGATGTTTATAATAATATCACTGCTGTTCATGACTGTTCTTCTGGCGGTCTTGGAGTGGCTATCTCGGAAATGGCAATTTCAAGCGGATTAGGGGCAGTTATTGATTTATTAAAAGTGCCTGTTAAAGAAGATATCGATGTTTCAACGACTCTTTTCTCAGAATCACATGGCAGATATTTGATAACTGTCAAGAAGAATGCAATTGAAGATGTTCTATCCAAAATAAATGTTCCATCATCAATAATTGGAGAAGTCAGAGGAAATAATCTTACTGTAACTGATTCATTTAGTATACCTGTTGAAGAACTTAAAAAATCTTATAATGGAATTATAGAAAAATTCATGGCTTGA
- a CDS encoding diacylglycerol/polyprenol kinase family protein, with protein MDREVLRQLIHASGIFILVLGLFLNPTVLILLCVILIICAEMIFILDKYRHIPFFSTILGRCKRRDDERGFLYFFIGIILTLYFFGFNMAIASSGILMLLIGDSASTLIGRKYGKHKLPFNNSKTVEGSLAFFIVGLLSTLTLLPIVPSMVGALVGTLTEAYSPIDDNIPIPLISALAITVVIYWI; from the coding sequence ATGGATAGGGAAGTATTGAGGCAGCTAATTCATGCATCAGGAATTTTCATACTAGTTTTAGGTTTATTTTTAAACCCTACAGTACTGATACTTCTGTGCGTGATTCTAATTATCTGCGCTGAAATGATATTCATACTGGACAAATATCGCCATATTCCATTTTTTTCAACAATATTGGGCAGATGTAAAAGAAGAGATGATGAAAGGGGTTTTTTATACTTTTTTATAGGTATCATACTTACCCTTTATTTCTTCGGTTTTAATATGGCAATTGCTAGTTCGGGGATATTAATGCTTTTAATTGGAGATTCTGCATCAACCCTTATTGGTAGGAAATATGGGAAGCATAAACTGCCTTTTAATAATTCAAAAACTGTCGAAGGAAGCCTTGCATTTTTTATTGTGGGATTATTAAGTACATTAACTTTGCTTCCAATAGTTCCCTCAATGGTTGGAGCACTGGTTGGAACTTTAACAGAAGCTTACAGCCCAATTGATGATAATATTCCCATCCCTCTTATTTCAGCTTTAGCTATTACTGTGGTGATATATTGGATATGA
- a CDS encoding ATP-binding cassette domain-containing protein, whose amino-acid sequence MNSNEMIKIEALNKSFGRIKALNDLNLNVKHGELLGIIGPNGAGKTTAIRMACCILKPDSGDIIIDGYSIHDDPIKIKSMIGYLPEEPNLYERFKAKDLLKYFAELYGVPKDDIDGKIQELLELVGMTKRSEDRINTFSKGLRQRISVARALVHDPDIIIFDEPTMGLDPETANSIRNFIKNLKGQKTMILCTHYMEEADLLCDRVAILNEGKIRDVGTPQYLKSKVHGEVILKIRVKNAGDINLIKNKLIQFPSVGAVNLVGGEYLISLKQRNEIHDILDVFGNEVLSINTKEPTLEDVFIQAVKG is encoded by the coding sequence ATGAACTCAAATGAAATGATAAAAATAGAGGCACTGAATAAGTCATTTGGTAGGATAAAAGCGCTTAACGATCTTAATCTTAATGTAAAGCATGGAGAACTTCTGGGTATTATCGGTCCAAACGGGGCAGGTAAAACTACTGCTATTAGAATGGCTTGCTGCATTCTCAAACCAGATTCTGGCGATATCATTATTGATGGTTACAGTATCCATGATGATCCAATAAAGATCAAATCGATGATTGGTTATCTCCCCGAGGAACCAAATCTTTATGAGCGTTTTAAAGCTAAAGATCTTCTGAAATACTTTGCAGAACTCTATGGGGTGCCAAAGGATGATATTGATGGGAAGATACAGGAGCTTCTGGAACTTGTTGGAATGACAAAACGTAGTGAAGACAGGATAAATACATTTTCAAAGGGATTGAGGCAAAGAATTAGTGTTGCAAGGGCACTTGTTCATGATCCAGATATAATTATTTTTGATGAGCCAACAATGGGTTTGGACCCTGAAACAGCAAATTCCATAAGAAACTTTATTAAAAATCTCAAAGGCCAAAAAACCATGATACTTTGCACACATTATATGGAGGAAGCTGATCTATTGTGTGATCGAGTTGCAATATTAAATGAAGGTAAGATTAGAGATGTTGGAACTCCGCAATATCTTAAATCCAAAGTTCATGGTGAAGTTATCCTCAAAATAAGGGTTAAAAATGCAGGAGATATTAATTTGATCAAGAATAAACTAATTCAATTCCCTTCTGTAGGGGCTGTTAATCTTGTTGGGGGCGAATATTTAATATCACTCAAACAAAGGAATGAAATTCATGATATATTAGATGTTTTTGGCAATGAAGTTTTATCAATCAATACTAAAGAGCCAACTCTTGAAGATGTGTTTATTCAAGCTGTAAAAGGTTAG
- a CDS encoding methionine adenosyltransferase: MRNIIVKELIQKPIEEQEVEIVERKGIGHPDSISDGIAESVSRALCHAYLENFGGILHHNTDEVQITAGESDPHFGGGEIIKPIDILLTGRGVSEFEGKKVGIDRIAIMAAKEYLKENIINLDVESTAVVECKIGHGSGDLVDVFKRDGMPSSNDTSFGVGFAPFSETEKIVLATEELLNSRSFKKKYPQVGEDIKVMGLREDNKIVLTTAVAMVSKYVDGRDTYLNVKDELTDIITDLALKQTDREVETFINTGDDNSCESEKGYYLTVTGTSAEMGDDGSVGRGNRANGLITPNRPMSMEATSGKNPINHVGKIYNLLSNKMAEDITREIEGIQQIHIMILSQIGKPVDHPKAASAQIIVNDGYNIESVNKDVEGIMDSWLENIGKITEMMVEGKIRTF, encoded by the coding sequence ATGAGGAACATCATTGTAAAAGAGCTTATTCAAAAACCTATTGAAGAGCAAGAAGTAGAGATAGTAGAAAGAAAGGGTATAGGTCACCCTGACAGTATAAGTGATGGGATAGCAGAATCTGTAAGTAGAGCATTATGCCATGCTTACCTGGAAAATTTCGGTGGAATTCTGCATCATAACACAGACGAAGTCCAGATAACTGCAGGAGAATCTGATCCACATTTCGGTGGTGGGGAGATTATCAAACCTATAGACATACTTCTAACAGGCCGTGGAGTCTCAGAATTTGAAGGTAAAAAAGTAGGTATTGACAGAATTGCAATAATGGCTGCTAAGGAATATTTAAAAGAAAATATTATTAACTTAGACGTTGAAAGTACAGCAGTTGTAGAATGTAAGATTGGTCATGGTTCAGGAGACCTTGTTGATGTTTTCAAAAGGGATGGAATGCCTTCATCGAATGACACATCATTTGGTGTAGGATTCGCACCATTTTCAGAAACAGAAAAAATAGTTCTAGCAACAGAAGAACTGTTAAACTCTAGAAGCTTTAAAAAGAAATACCCTCAGGTTGGAGAGGATATAAAGGTTATGGGGCTGCGTGAAGATAATAAAATAGTTTTAACAACCGCAGTAGCAATGGTTTCAAAATATGTCGATGGAAGAGACACATACCTAAATGTTAAGGACGAACTAACAGACATAATAACAGATCTTGCTCTGAAACAAACAGACAGGGAAGTTGAGACCTTCATAAATACTGGTGATGATAATTCCTGCGAGTCAGAAAAGGGTTATTACTTAACTGTAACTGGTACCTCAGCAGAAATGGGTGATGATGGCTCTGTTGGAAGAGGTAACAGGGCAAATGGGCTTATAACTCCTAACAGACCAATGTCTATGGAAGCAACATCAGGTAAAAATCCAATAAACCATGTCGGTAAAATTTACAATCTCTTATCAAATAAAATGGCAGAGGATATAACAAGAGAAATAGAAGGAATCCAACAGATCCATATTATGATCTTAAGTCAGATTGGAAAACCTGTTGATCATCCTAAAGCTGCAAGCGCACAGATAATTGTTAACGATGGTTACAACATCGAATCTGTAAACAAGGATGTTGAAGGAATAATGGACAGCTGGCTTGAAAACATTGGAAAAATCACGGAAATGATGGTTGAAGGTAAAATTAGAACATTCTAA